A window of the Thermodesulfovibrionia bacterium genome harbors these coding sequences:
- a CDS encoding disulfide bond formation protein B produces the protein MSQLDQTSNSNWTILFICWLIAGISTLGALFLSEIVKFPPCVLCWYQRISMFPLVIIILAGLFPFDKSVIKYSLPLALAGWVIAFYHNLLYTGIIPESLQPCSKGVSCTEVNLDLFGFVTIPMLSLISFSSIAVLLFILRRRLSE, from the coding sequence ATGTCTCAGTTAGATCAAACTTCCAATTCAAACTGGACCATTCTTTTTATATGCTGGCTGATAGCCGGTATCTCTACATTGGGGGCATTGTTTCTCAGTGAAATAGTTAAATTTCCTCCCTGCGTTTTATGCTGGTATCAAAGGATCTCAATGTTTCCGTTGGTGATAATTATCCTGGCAGGGCTCTTCCCTTTTGATAAAAGCGTTATTAAATATTCCCTCCCTTTAGCTTTAGCAGGCTGGGTTATCGCGTTTTATCATAACCTTCTGTATACCGGCATCATTCCTGAAAGCTTGCAGCCTTGCAGTAAAGGTGTTTCATGCACAGAGGTCAATCTGGACCTGTTTGGTTTTGTGACAATTCCCATGCTGTCGTTAATATCGTTTTCATCCATAGCAGTATTATTATTTATATTAAGGAGGAGGCTTTCTGAATGA
- a CDS encoding thioredoxin domain-containing protein, which produces MKKQKTNKKQNTDTKQKTMKKQNIVLIAGILLILAFVTGGYFYKKQQAEGISFMARENISTFIREHSPTIGNDDAKVYIVEFFDPACETCRDFYPFVKNLMTANQGKIKLIARYAPFHDGSDYFVKILEAARKQGRYWETLEVMFKYQPYWASHHNPQPELIWQFLPEAGLNIEQIRSDMNDPEIAKLIAQDLADAKTLNVTQTPEYFVNGKPLPNFGYDPLKELIESEIKANY; this is translated from the coding sequence ATGAAAAAGCAGAAAACAAACAAAAAGCAGAATACAGACACAAAACAGAAAACAATGAAAAAGCAAAATATAGTTTTAATAGCAGGTATTCTTCTGATACTTGCTTTTGTGACCGGTGGTTATTTCTATAAGAAACAGCAGGCTGAGGGGATCAGCTTTATGGCCCGGGAAAACATTTCAACATTTATTCGGGAACATTCACCAACGATCGGCAATGATGACGCAAAGGTTTATATCGTAGAATTCTTTGACCCTGCGTGTGAAACCTGCAGAGATTTTTATCCTTTCGTTAAAAACCTGATGACTGCTAACCAGGGCAAAATAAAACTCATTGCCAGGTATGCCCCTTTTCATGACGGTTCAGATTATTTTGTAAAGATACTTGAAGCCGCGAGGAAACAAGGAAGGTATTGGGAAACCTTGGAGGTCATGTTTAAATATCAGCCTTACTGGGCAAGCCATCATAATCCCCAGCCTGAATTAATATGGCAATTTCTGCCGGAGGCAGGGCTGAATATTGAACAGATCAGAAGTGATATGAATGACCCTGAAATAGCAAAACTCATTGCGCAGGATCTTGCGGATGCTAAAACCCTGAATGTCACGCAGACACCTGAATATTTTGTAAATGGGAAGCCGCTTCCAAACTTTGGCTATGACCCATTAAAAGAGTTAATAGAATCTGAGATCAAAGCAAATTATTAG
- a CDS encoding aconitate hydratase, with the protein MNITQKLIAAHLVSGTMKPGNEIAISIDQTLTQDATGTMAYLEFEAMGVPRVKTKLSVSYVDHNTLQSGYENADDHRFLQSIASKYGLYFSKPGNGICHQVHLERFAKPGETLIGSDSHTPNAGAAGMLAIGAGGLNVALAMAGEPFWLVMPKVVRVNLTGTFQPGVSAKDIILEVLRKLTVKGGVGKVIEYSGEGLKDLTLPERATITNMGAELGATSSIFPSDEQTLAFFKAQGREKDWTELKADKGASYDEEITIAVNELEPLASAPSSPDKVMTVKELSGMAVDQVCIGSCVNSSFADIVSAARIMKGRKVHPKVSLTISPGSRQVLKMITENGALSDLIAAGARLLECTCGPCIGMGQSPPTGSVSLRTFNRNFPGRSGTQNDKVYLCSPLTAAASAITGTITDAREYVKDFAPVGVPAKYDIDDSLIIPPSNEPEKVEILRGPNIKPFPLADEIGESLKAKVIIKVGDNITTDDIMPAGAKILPLRSNIPAISEYVFSKVDPSFPARAQAAGSGIILGGTNYGQGSSREHAALAPMYLGIKAVLAKSFARIHRDNLVNFGILPLTVKDEIYDLLSEDDEIFFPSLAKDIKTSASVTMTGGKPGTEYKIEHGLTEREKEMILAGGMLNYIKTKKA; encoded by the coding sequence ATGAATATTACTCAGAAACTTATAGCTGCGCATTTAGTATCAGGAACTATGAAGCCCGGAAATGAGATAGCCATTTCCATTGACCAGACCCTGACCCAGGATGCGACAGGCACGATGGCGTATCTTGAGTTTGAGGCCATGGGCGTGCCCAGGGTAAAGACGAAACTTTCGGTCAGCTATGTTGACCACAATACACTTCAGTCAGGATATGAGAATGCTGATGACCACAGGTTCCTTCAGTCCATCGCAAGCAAATACGGCCTCTATTTTTCCAAGCCCGGCAACGGCATATGCCATCAGGTTCATCTTGAGAGGTTTGCAAAACCCGGAGAGACGCTCATAGGTTCTGACAGCCATACCCCGAATGCAGGCGCAGCAGGCATGCTCGCCATAGGAGCGGGAGGGCTTAATGTCGCTCTTGCCATGGCAGGTGAGCCTTTCTGGCTTGTGATGCCAAAGGTTGTGCGTGTAAATCTGACAGGCACATTTCAGCCGGGCGTAAGCGCAAAGGACATAATACTTGAGGTGCTGAGAAAGCTGACTGTAAAGGGCGGCGTCGGAAAGGTCATAGAATACAGCGGCGAAGGGCTTAAAGACCTGACCCTTCCTGAAAGGGCAACGATAACCAACATGGGCGCTGAGCTTGGAGCCACTTCTTCGATATTCCCCTCTGATGAACAGACACTCGCATTCTTCAAGGCTCAGGGTCGTGAGAAAGACTGGACTGAACTTAAGGCTGACAAAGGTGCATCTTATGATGAAGAGATAACTATAGCTGTGAACGAACTTGAGCCTCTTGCATCAGCGCCGTCAAGCCCGGACAAGGTGATGACCGTTAAAGAGCTTTCAGGAATGGCCGTAGACCAGGTCTGTATCGGCAGCTGTGTCAACTCATCATTTGCTGATATAGTTTCCGCAGCGAGGATTATGAAAGGCAGAAAGGTGCATCCAAAGGTGAGCCTCACGATAAGCCCGGGCTCACGCCAGGTCTTAAAGATGATAACTGAGAATGGCGCGTTGTCCGACCTCATAGCCGCAGGAGCGCGCCTGCTTGAATGCACATGCGGGCCGTGCATAGGCATGGGACAGTCTCCGCCAACCGGCTCGGTCTCTCTTCGTACATTCAACAGGAACTTCCCAGGAAGAAGCGGCACTCAGAATGATAAGGTCTATCTCTGCAGCCCTCTTACGGCAGCAGCTTCTGCGATCACAGGCACGATAACCGATGCACGTGAATATGTTAAAGACTTTGCGCCTGTAGGCGTTCCTGCGAAATATGACATAGATGACTCGCTCATAATACCTCCGTCTAACGAGCCTGAGAAGGTTGAGATATTAAGAGGCCCGAATATAAAGCCGTTCCCTCTGGCTGATGAGATCGGGGAATCTTTAAAAGCCAAGGTAATAATTAAGGTTGGTGATAATATAACCACCGATGACATCATGCCTGCAGGCGCCAAGATACTGCCGCTGAGGTCTAACATACCTGCGATAAGTGAATATGTCTTCTCAAAGGTCGATCCTTCTTTTCCTGCAAGGGCTCAGGCCGCAGGCTCAGGCATAATCCTCGGCGGAACAAATTACGGCCAGGGCTCAAGCAGGGAGCATGCCGCGCTTGCTCCGATGTATCTGGGCATCAAGGCTGTCCTGGCAAAATCTTTCGCCCGCATCCACAGGGATAATCTTGTGAACTTCGGAATACTTCCTCTTACGGTGAAGGATGAAATATATGATCTGTTAAGCGAGGATGATGAGATATTCTTCCCGTCCCTCGCAAAGGATATAAAGACATCCGCCTCAGTCACGATGACAGGCGGGAAGCCGGGCACAGAGTATAAAATAGAGCATGGCCTTACTGAGCGGGAGAAGGAGATGATCCTTGCCGGCGGGATGCTTAATTACATAAAGACAAAAAAAGCTTGA
- a CDS encoding glycosyltransferase → MKLLIIDELSKNNAGFLMALQGAELEFFDASKSSQQKFSHRSSQALWSKISAGVYDAIIIGHIGTFSDKGYISRQWANIKWPNAFIWQRLIKNNKPNPGGGPAIVAINLSDSPAFTVEDTDLLLSCDLYFKRELPQNVINGFINIHTLRRTSIASYHFLKNRGAIDKLRPISVGIDPEALPDHLVGSEKKYDLFFAGMIHPPMTVRNAGLPIIQLLKEQGLRIYHPEKPIPRELFLQKCAQSYLVWSPEGGGWDCYRHYEATMAGSVPVINYPTIRRYAPLVDGQHALYYGCENDHLAHVVLKALQDKARLVEMGHAAHEHVRRFHTYQALARYVADTIKTHCGI, encoded by the coding sequence GTGAAACTCCTGATCATTGACGAATTAAGTAAAAACAATGCTGGCTTTCTAATGGCTTTGCAGGGGGCAGAGCTGGAATTTTTTGATGCTTCAAAAAGTTCGCAGCAAAAGTTTTCCCATAGATCAAGTCAAGCACTATGGAGCAAAATTTCCGCTGGTGTCTATGATGCCATCATCATAGGCCATATAGGAACATTCAGCGACAAAGGATACATCAGCCGACAATGGGCCAACATCAAGTGGCCCAATGCTTTTATTTGGCAAAGGTTGATCAAGAACAATAAACCGAATCCGGGGGGGGGGCCGGCCATCGTGGCCATTAATCTTTCGGACAGTCCCGCTTTTACCGTTGAGGATACCGATTTACTCCTTAGCTGCGATCTCTATTTTAAACGAGAATTGCCGCAAAATGTGATCAATGGTTTTATTAACATCCACACCCTGCGCCGAACCAGTATTGCCAGCTATCACTTTTTAAAGAACAGGGGAGCCATTGATAAATTACGGCCTATCTCGGTTGGGATCGACCCTGAAGCTTTACCTGATCACCTAGTTGGCAGTGAAAAAAAGTATGATCTCTTTTTTGCTGGTATGATCCACCCACCCATGACCGTTCGTAATGCTGGTTTGCCCATTATCCAGCTTTTAAAAGAGCAAGGTTTGCGCATCTATCACCCGGAAAAACCAATCCCCAGAGAACTTTTCTTGCAAAAATGTGCGCAATCCTATCTGGTATGGTCTCCTGAAGGGGGCGGCTGGGATTGCTATCGACATTACGAGGCCACTATGGCGGGTTCGGTACCGGTGATCAACTATCCGACCATTCGGCGTTACGCCCCTCTGGTCGATGGCCAGCATGCCCTATACTACGGTTGCGAGAATGACCACTTAGCCCATGTTGTCCTAAAGGCTCTTCAGGATAAAGCCCGTCTGGTAGAGATGGGCCATGCGGCCCATGAACATGTCCGCCGATTTCATACCTACCAAGCGCTAGCGCGCTATGTAGCCGACACCATAAAAACCCATTGCGGCATCTGA
- a CDS encoding ORF6N domain-containing protein yields MLKRNIKRFPDDFMFQLTKEEYSELLRCQFDTLKQGQHSKYLPYVFTENGVAMLSGILNSKRAIHANIQIMRTFTKLREMLATHKELRQKIEEMEKKYDHQFKIVFDAIRQMMTPPETKSKKIIGFGGEK; encoded by the coding sequence ATATTAAAAAGAAATATAAAACGATTCCCTGATGATTTCATGTTTCAATTAACAAAAGAGGAATACTCTGAGCTTTTAAGGTGCCAATTTGACACCTTAAAGCAAGGCCAACACAGCAAATATCTTCCATACGTCTTTACAGAAAATGGCGTTGCGATGCTCTCAGGTATTTTAAACAGCAAAAGAGCTATCCATGCAAATATCCAGATAATGAGAACATTCACCAAACTGCGTGAAATGTTAGCAACCCATAAGGAGTTGAGACAGAAGATCGAGGAGATGGAAAAAAAGTATGACCATCAATTCAAGATCGTTTTTGATGCCATCCGCCAGATGATGACACCGCCTGAGACGAAGAGTAAAAAGATAATCGGATTTGGAGGAGAGAAGTAA
- a CDS encoding endonuclease domain-containing protein, producing the protein MTKAFNKHTEKEKRRQLRKNMPKAEIILWSKLKNKSLCGYKFRRQYSVNKFVIDFYSPELKLAIEVDGDSHFTDGADICDKERQIIIESYGIEFLRFTNREVYENVDGVIEFIIENIKR; encoded by the coding sequence ATGACAAAGGCATTTAATAAACACACCGAAAAGGAAAAACGAAGGCAACTGAGAAAAAATATGCCTAAGGCTGAAATCATACTATGGTCTAAACTTAAGAATAAAAGCCTATGCGGATACAAATTCAGACGTCAATATAGTGTTAACAAATTTGTAATTGATTTTTATTCACCGGAACTAAAATTAGCCATAGAGGTTGATGGTGATTCTCACTTTACAGATGGAGCAGATATTTGCGATAAAGAGAGACAAATAATTATCGAATCATACGGCATAGAATTTCTTCGATTTACTAATAGAGAAGTATATGAAAATGTTGATGGAGTAATTGAGTTTATTATTGAAAATATCAAAAGATAA
- a CDS encoding cation transporter — MINFNSQQQNSKLYSTAAALALFTIFYNIIEGIVSVSFGIEDGSMSLFGFGVDSFVEVVSGIGIWHMVRRIRNNGTEKLDHFEESALRITGGGFYVLTIGLSITAAVNLYQGHKPDTAFWGIVVSLVSIAAMWLLIHFKMKVGKQLNSDAILSDAACTRACLRLSIVLLIASAGYELTHIGWIDSAGTFVIAWLCYQEGKEAFGKAKAKSLACGCGCKAKEM, encoded by the coding sequence ATGATAAATTTCAATTCTCAACAACAAAACAGCAAACTCTACTCCACGGCAGCGGCGCTGGCGCTCTTTACGATCTTCTACAACATCATTGAAGGCATCGTCTCCGTCAGCTTCGGCATTGAGGATGGCAGCATGTCTCTCTTCGGGTTTGGTGTGGATTCATTTGTCGAGGTGGTCTCGGGTATTGGCATATGGCATATGGTGCGGAGGATCAGAAATAACGGTACAGAGAAACTCGATCATTTCGAAGAGAGCGCGCTCAGGATCACAGGAGGCGGGTTCTATGTCCTGACCATCGGGCTTTCGATCACCGCTGCTGTCAATCTTTATCAGGGGCATAAACCGGATACAGCTTTCTGGGGCATTGTGGTTTCCCTTGTCTCCATTGCAGCGATGTGGCTGTTGATACACTTTAAGATGAAGGTCGGTAAGCAGCTCAATTCCGATGCCATTCTCTCAGACGCAGCCTGCACACGCGCATGTCTGCGGCTCTCCATCGTGCTTCTGATCGCAAGCGCGGGGTATGAACTGACACATATCGGCTGGATAGATTCAGCCGGGACGTTCGTGATAGCGTGGCTCTGTTATCAGGAAGGGAAGGAAGCGTTCGGAAAAGCAAAGGCGAAAAGTTTAGCGTGCGGGTGCGGATGTAAGGCGAAGGAAATGTGA
- a CDS encoding PIN domain-containing protein, with protein MEEKNKGILADTSVWIEFFKLESLTGKKLESLIIKNSIWTCGVILFELLQGVRSGDEKALILEALSDMKYMEMTQPHWKKAAELSALLKRKGLNLPQSDIFIASIAIEHNLSVFTLDKHFEQIPGVRIYKA; from the coding sequence ATGGAAGAAAAAAATAAAGGCATATTAGCTGACACAAGCGTATGGATAGAGTTCTTCAAACTGGAATCCTTAACAGGCAAGAAACTTGAGTCGCTTATAATTAAAAACTCCATATGGACCTGCGGAGTGATACTCTTTGAATTGCTGCAGGGAGTAAGGTCAGGAGATGAAAAAGCATTGATCCTTGAAGCCCTGTCAGATATGAAGTATATGGAAATGACACAGCCTCATTGGAAAAAAGCTGCTGAACTTTCCGCCTTATTAAAAAGGAAAGGGTTGAATCTGCCGCAGTCAGACATATTTATCGCATCCATTGCCATAGAGCATAACCTCTCTGTCTTTACCCTCGACAAGCATTTTGAACAGATACCCGGGGTAAGAATATATAAGGCATAA
- a CDS encoding type II toxin-antitoxin system VapB family antitoxin, which produces MRATLNIPDDLVSEVQKLSGEKSKTKAITAAMKEFVRQNKIKKLIALRGKVQIDYDWQKEEELEMKAQKEREKLHGRKK; this is translated from the coding sequence ATGCGTGCAACATTAAACATACCCGACGACCTCGTTTCTGAAGTTCAGAAGCTGTCCGGCGAGAAGTCCAAGACAAAGGCTATAACAGCAGCCATGAAGGAATTTGTCCGGCAGAACAAAATTAAAAAACTGATAGCTCTAAGAGGGAAAGTACAGATTGATTATGATTGGCAGAAGGAAGAAGAACTCGAGATGAAAGCGCAGAAAGAACGGGAGAAACTCCATGGAAGAAAAAAATAA
- a CDS encoding PilZ domain-containing protein — MEKRRSERKQVHIRVKLNVGDNSHDAFINNVSYEGIGLNIILAPEERVDGILPNTILGLRFQTSPSNETTLKCDIKWVNISSDKSVGLIYMIGSEILDPPAEYKHFIKNL; from the coding sequence ATGGAAAAAAGGCGTTCAGAAAGAAAACAGGTACATATCAGGGTCAAGCTTAACGTAGGCGATAACAGCCATGATGCTTTTATAAATAATGTTTCATACGAAGGCATAGGCTTAAATATAATATTAGCCCCTGAAGAAAGGGTGGACGGCATCCTTCCCAATACAATACTCGGATTAAGATTTCAAACCAGCCCGTCAAATGAGACAACCCTGAAGTGCGATATCAAATGGGTGAATATATCTTCAGATAAAAGTGTCGGGCTTATATATATGATAGGCTCTGAAATTTTAGACCCGCCTGCTGAATATAAACATTTCATAAAGAATTTGTAG
- a CDS encoding (Fe-S)-binding protein, whose protein sequence is MNEAKYCSELSRCVKCGTCKSLCPTYLSSLNESMGARGRVAMLGELCSERLAPSRGMADRIFNCILCGACKGLCPLGINIPEMIYHGRTLLKDSYRKGSLLSKAMRYSASRMDTVFSILSGLQKILYRPLYKSGKLRYMPAITSHPFKSGIQVYKNTKKIGRVAIFTGCQINYLYPHLGDALVNILLTKRYEVIVFKGEVCCGAPMRGAGLEDEARAAARKNIDTFKMTRAEAVISMCPTCTNTIRSEYPELAGDTIPNIMDVNEFFIKNNITQGLKLPHEIVTYHDPCHARYGMKMTREPREILKSIKGVAFVEMKNADECCGFGGFFSMNYKDLSRSIGRKKFENINNTHAGTVVTSCPGCVMQLEDMKRETGSDIKIKHIVEVVDEAMHG, encoded by the coding sequence ATGAATGAGGCTAAATACTGCAGCGAGCTCTCCAGGTGCGTAAAATGCGGCACGTGTAAATCACTCTGCCCTACATATCTTTCTTCCCTGAACGAATCCATGGGCGCAAGAGGCAGGGTCGCGATGCTCGGAGAGCTGTGTTCAGAAAGGCTTGCCCCGAGCAGAGGAATGGCTGACAGAATATTCAACTGCATACTCTGCGGCGCGTGCAAGGGCCTCTGCCCGTTAGGCATCAATATCCCTGAGATGATATACCATGGAAGAACCCTTCTTAAGGATTCATACCGCAAAGGCAGCCTGCTGAGTAAAGCAATGCGGTATTCAGCCTCAAGAATGGACACTGTTTTTTCTATCTTAAGCGGACTGCAAAAGATACTCTACCGTCCGCTCTACAAGTCAGGAAAGCTGCGCTACATGCCTGCCATCACTTCACACCCATTCAAAAGCGGAATACAGGTCTATAAAAATACAAAAAAGATAGGGAGAGTTGCGATCTTCACAGGCTGCCAGATCAATTATCTATACCCACATCTCGGTGATGCGCTTGTAAATATACTCCTCACAAAGAGATACGAGGTCATAGTATTCAAGGGAGAGGTATGCTGCGGCGCGCCCATGAGAGGAGCCGGGCTTGAGGATGAGGCAAGGGCTGCGGCAAGGAAGAATATTGATACCTTTAAGATGACAAGGGCTGAAGCTGTGATCAGCATGTGCCCTACATGTACAAATACCATCAGGTCAGAATACCCTGAACTTGCAGGCGACACAATTCCAAATATAATGGATGTGAACGAGTTCTTTATAAAAAATAATATAACTCAGGGACTGAAGCTGCCGCACGAAATTGTGACATACCATGACCCATGCCATGCCCGGTACGGGATGAAGATGACCAGAGAACCGCGCGAGATACTCAAAAGCATTAAAGGGGTTGCGTTTGTTGAGATGAAGAATGCTGATGAATGCTGCGGATTCGGGGGTTTCTTCAGCATGAATTACAAAGACCTCTCAAGGTCTATCGGAAGAAAGAAGTTTGAGAACATAAACAACACCCATGCCGGTACTGTAGTAACATCATGCCCCGGCTGTGTCATGCAGCTTGAAGATATGAAGAGGGAGACAGGCAGCGATATCAAGATCAAACATATCGTTGAAGTGGTTGATGAGGCGATGCACGGCTGA
- the larE gene encoding ATP-dependent sacrificial sulfur transferase LarE: MKTSEKLNILKQNLKNMERVIIAFSGGVDSTFLLKAASISGLKEILAVTAVSQSLPEEELSFAKEITAELNIPHRIITTDELHDENYSNNPPDRCYYCKKELFTKLREIAVEEGISYILDGSNIDDMKDWRPGSRAAKELNVISPLSEAGLGKDEIRDLSKSLGLRTWDKPSSPCLSSRFPYGQKITSEALERVGRAESYLKTFKLKELRVRDHGDIARIEVLPEEFHILFDASVREKINAYLKALGYKHVTLDLRGFKSGGFNEHLKIQGSDKK, translated from the coding sequence ATGAAGACCAGTGAGAAGCTCAACATATTAAAGCAAAACCTGAAGAACATGGAACGGGTCATCATAGCTTTTTCAGGCGGTGTTGACAGTACATTCTTACTCAAGGCAGCCTCTATCTCAGGGCTTAAAGAGATACTTGCGGTGACCGCGGTCTCCCAAAGCCTTCCTGAAGAAGAGCTCTCTTTCGCAAAAGAGATCACCGCTGAATTAAATATCCCTCACAGGATCATCACGACAGATGAACTGCACGATGAAAACTACTCAAACAATCCGCCCGACAGATGCTATTACTGCAAAAAAGAGCTCTTCACAAAGCTGAGAGAGATCGCAGTTGAAGAAGGAATTTCTTACATACTTGACGGCAGCAACATTGATGACATGAAAGACTGGAGGCCCGGAAGCCGTGCGGCAAAGGAACTGAATGTAATAAGCCCTTTATCAGAAGCCGGCCTTGGCAAAGATGAGATAAGAGACCTGTCAAAAAGCCTCGGCTTAAGGACATGGGACAAACCATCATCTCCCTGCCTCTCATCACGATTCCCTTATGGGCAGAAGATCACATCTGAAGCGCTCGAGCGTGTCGGCCGCGCTGAATCTTATTTAAAGACATTTAAACTGAAAGAGCTGAGGGTGAGAGACCATGGCGATATCGCCAGGATTGAGGTTCTTCCCGAAGAATTTCATATACTCTTTGACGCGTCTGTCAGAGAAAAGATCAACGCGTACCTCAAGGCCCTCGGGTATAAACATGTAACGCTTGACCTCCGGGGTTTTAAGAGCGGCGGATTTAATGAGCATCTTAAGATACAGGGTTCAGACAAGAAATGA
- a CDS encoding Rne/Rng family ribonuclease, with amino-acid sequence MPGKIIMNVTPEETRVGLLETDNQLLELYIERKKDASLVGNVYKGKIVKILPGMQSAFVDIGLEKAAFLHAADVYSSYDNSIFSEDLDEPIPVNLPIEDMLQEGQDIFVQVSKDLIGTKGARVTSYITLPGRHLVLMPGVEHIGISRRIMDEDERDRLLKIITRLKPDNFGFIVRTASEGCTEEDIEKDIAFLMLLWKNIQSKMGNPDASRLIYSDLDLGLRSVRDLLGLEVDQLIIDSEEEYDKIVDFIKNYFPKLISNVHLYEGPEPIFDAYGIELEIPKALGRRVWLKSGGYIVIDQTEALISIDVNTGKYVGKASLEDTVLKTNLEAVKEIAYQIRLRNLGGIVIIDFIDMEKDENKEKLFNVFQEAVNKDRAKCTVLQVSEFGLIEMTRKRVRESLGRVLAQTCSYCEGKGFVKSPTTVCYEIFREIRKIGSTKRNGKVVITAHPLVVDLIYEEEREGIENIEKENNLKIIVKADKNYHQEYYELVIM; translated from the coding sequence ATGCCCGGAAAAATAATAATGAACGTAACTCCTGAAGAGACCCGAGTGGGGCTTCTGGAGACTGACAACCAGCTGCTGGAGCTCTATATAGAGAGAAAGAAGGATGCCAGCCTGGTCGGCAATGTATATAAAGGAAAGATCGTAAAGATACTTCCGGGGATGCAGTCAGCTTTTGTTGATATAGGCCTTGAGAAGGCCGCGTTCCTTCATGCTGCTGATGTTTATTCATCTTATGACAACTCGATCTTCAGTGAAGACCTGGATGAGCCGATACCTGTCAACCTTCCAATAGAGGACATGCTTCAGGAGGGACAGGATATCTTTGTGCAGGTCTCAAAAGACCTCATAGGAACCAAGGGTGCAAGGGTCACCTCCTACATCACTCTGCCCGGCAGGCACCTCGTATTGATGCCGGGTGTCGAGCACATCGGCATCTCAAGAAGGATCATGGATGAAGACGAGAGGGACAGGCTCCTGAAGATAATTACCAGGCTCAAACCTGACAACTTCGGCTTCATAGTAAGGACTGCGAGCGAGGGATGCACTGAAGAAGATATTGAAAAGGATATCGCATTCCTTATGCTTCTGTGGAAGAACATCCAGAGCAAGATGGGCAACCCTGATGCGTCCCGCCTGATCTACAGCGACCTGGACCTGGGACTAAGAAGTGTAAGGGACCTCCTTGGACTCGAAGTAGACCAGCTTATCATCGACTCTGAAGAAGAGTATGACAAGATAGTTGATTTCATTAAAAATTATTTTCCGAAATTAATAAGCAACGTTCATCTTTACGAAGGGCCTGAGCCTATATTCGACGCCTACGGCATAGAGCTTGAGATACCAAAGGCTTTGGGAAGGCGTGTCTGGCTCAAGTCCGGGGGATACATAGTTATCGACCAGACAGAGGCGCTGATATCAATTGATGTCAATACCGGAAAGTATGTCGGCAAGGCATCGCTTGAAGATACCGTTCTCAAGACAAACCTCGAGGCTGTAAAGGAGATCGCGTATCAGATAAGGCTCAGGAATCTGGGCGGCATAGTAATTATTGATTTTATTGATATGGAAAAAGATGAGAACAAAGAGAAGCTCTTCAACGTCTTTCAGGAAGCAGTGAACAAAGACAGGGCAAAATGCACTGTGCTGCAGGTATCAGAGTTCGGTCTTATCGAGATGACAAGAAAGAGGGTAAGAGAGAGCCTCGGCAGGGTGCTGGCGCAGACATGTTCATATTGCGAAGGCAAAGGCTTTGTTAAATCTCCAACCACCGTATGCTACGAGATATTCAGGGAGATAAGAAAGATAGGATCCACAAAAAGAAACGGAAAGGTCGTTATCACTGCCCACCCTCTTGTCGTGGACCTTATATACGAGGAAGAGAGAGAGGGGATTGAAAATATTGAAAAAGAGAACAATCTCAAGATAATAGTCAAAGCCGATAAAAATTATCATCAGGAATACTACGAACTGGTTATAATGTAA